From Candidatus Binatia bacterium:
GGGTTCATCATCGGCGGCGGCACCGCCCAGATCCAGAAGAACATCATCGCCGAGCGCGGGCTCGGCCTACCTCGCGAGCCCAAGCCCGCGAAGACAGCGGGAGCCTAGTCGTGGATTTTGGCCTCTCTGAAGATCAAAAGCTCCTCGAGAGGAGCCTTCGCGGATATCTCGGCGACCGGGTACCGATCACCCGCGTACGCGAGCTTCGCAGTCTCGATTGCCCGAACGAACGAACCATCTGGAAGGACCTGGCCGATCTGGGCGCCACCGGCATCCTCATCTCGGAAGCCCGGGGCGGGAGCGGTCTCGGACTCCTCGATGCGGCCCTCGTCGCGCAGTCTCTGGGCTACGCCGCGACGCCCGCCCCGTTTCTCTCGTCCGGAGTCATGGCACCGCATGCACTGGGCGCGCTCGACGCCGGGCCGGTCGACGGATGGCTGCGGGCCATGGCGACCGGAGATCTCGTCGTAGGCGTGGCGGTGACCGAGACGTTCTCGGTGCGCGAGGACGCGGGGATCGAGCTCGACGGTGACGTCCTGCGCGGGAAGGCGATGATCGCGCTCGACGCACACGGCGCGGATCTCACCCTCGTCGCGCTCGGTCGAGACCGGATCGCAGCCGTCCGCAGCGACGCGAGCGGACTCACTACGAGCCGGCTCCCGACGACGGACCAGACCCGCTGCACCTCCGAGTTGATCTTCGACGGCGTCCGCCCCGAAGCCGTGTTCGATCACGCCGGCGAGGCGCTCTCGCGCATGATCGACGCCGGACGCATCGCGCTCGCAGCGGACACCATCGGCGCGTGCGAGTCGATGATCGAACAGGCCGTTGCCTACGCGAAGCAACGCAAACAGTTCGGCCGCATCATCGGTTCGTTCCAGGCCGTGAAGCACATGTGCGCGGAGATGGTCGCGGACCTCGAGCCGGCGCGCTCACTGATGTGGCAGGCCGCGCACAGCTTCGACACGAAGCCCGATGACGCGCCGCTCATGGGATGCCACGTGCTCGCGCACGCTTCCGAGATCGGCCGAGAGATCGCGAGCATCTCCACGCAGGTCCATGGCGGTACAGGCTGGACCGACGAGCAGAACCTCCACTTCTGGTTCAAACGCATCGGAGTGGCGCGTCACCTCCTCGGCGGCCCGGAGTACCTCCGCGAACGAGCGGCCTCCCTGCAAGAACTGGACGTCAGCGCCTGAACCCGGACCCCCCGAAGGAGCGCCCGAGGGCGTCCGGGGGCTCGATCTCGGACTCCTGGTCCAAGCGCCCCAAGCCGCCCAACTCCTCGTCGATACGGCCGACGTCGTCGTCTCGAACTTCCTTCCCGGAACCCTGGAGCGTTGGAACCTCGGCTACGAGCGGCTCGCCGAGCGAAACCCACGCATCCTCGTCGGTTTGGGGAGCGCGTTTGGGCCCGTCGAGCGCGACACCGGTCGACGTGACGGTCGCCGACCACATCGGATCGCAGAATCTGAGCAACGGCACTCTAGCCACCCTGTTCGCACGCGAGCGAACGGGTCGCGGGCAGAAGGTCGAGGTCTCCCTCGTCGGCGGCCAGATCTTCGCGCAGTGCTCCGACCTTCTCTGGGCCAGCGGCCGTCGATACGCCCTCGTGCGGAGCTACGACGAGATCACGCAGGACGAAGCGCTCTACGAGAACGAGTACCTCCAGCGCATCGAGCAGCCCGAATGGGGAGAGATCACCATGGTCGGCTGCCCGATCCGCATGAGCGACACCCCGAGCCGACCGGGGGCGATCGCACGGAACGGGGCCAACACACCGAGGAGGTCCTCCTCGACCTCGGCTATTCGTGGGAGGAGATTGCCGCGCTCCGCGAGAGCGGCGTACTGTAGCCGCATGACGACGATCGACTGGTACGGGTGCGCCACGTTCTGCCTGAAGACGGCGGGCATGAAGATCTTCCTCGACGCCTACATCGATCGAGCCGCGAACGCGCAGGGCACGGGCCTTCGAGCGGACGACGTGAAGGAGTGCGACTGGATCGTCGTCGGACACTCCCACTTCGACCACCTCTACGGCGCCGAGCGCATCGCGGCGAACACGGGAGCCAAGCTGATCGGCAGCTACGAGACGATCCGCGTGATGGAGCAGGCGGGCGTTTCCGTCGGACAGATGATCTGCGTGGCCGGCGGGGAGACGATCAATCTCGGGAACGACGTGACGGTGACGGCGTACCCGAGCCAGCACTCGTGCGTCTGGTCGCACACGCAGATGGCTCCTCCGGGAGAGGTCTGTATCGGCGACCTCGGTCTCACCTGGCAGGAACAACGCGCCCGCTTCGAGGAACTCATCGGGTACTTCGCCAACGACCTCGAGAAGGTTGCGATCGAGCACCTCATGGCGAGCAGCCAGGGCGATCGCGGCGACGGCGGCGCGCTCGTCTACCTGTTCGACACGCCCGACGGGCGGCTCCTGTACCAGGACACGTCCGGTCACTGGAGCGGAATCCTGAACACGCTGCGACCGGACGTCGCGATCCTCGCGGCCGCCGGACGCGGGAATGTGGACGGGGAACCCATCCAAGGCTCACTCGCCCAGTTCGTTGCACGCCAGGCCGATCTCCTACGACCGCGCCGGGTGATCCTCTGCCATCACGACGACTGGCTGCCCGGGTTTTCCATCGACACGGACGTCGCTCCGATCCGCGAGGAACTCGCCCTCGTCGCCCCGGGCACCGAACTGGTGACGCTCTCGTACCTGGACGGGACCGAGATCCTCCCGATCCGCTGACGCGCGCCGGCCCTATTTCGGTCGATCGTCGCGGATCCCGTTGTCCACCACGAGGGCGCGTCCGTCGGTCACCGCGCGCACCGAATGCGGCGCGTTCGACGGAACGATCGCGACACCGCCCGGCCCTGCGGTCTGAGTCTCGCCGGCGACGGCCACTTCGAGTTCGCCCTCGATGATCCTTTAGACTTCTTCGTTAGGATGGTGGTGCTCATGGGCCCTCGTGCCGGCTTTGAAGTCCCAACGCGCGAAGGTCATGTTCTCGGACACCCAGGTCCTGCCGAACCAGCCCGGAAAACGCCCCAAGGGTCCGATGTCGTTCATGTTGAGAAAGGGCATGGTGTCTCCTCGTAGCCAGCCCCGGATGTAGGCCGATCCGCACCTCCACTTTCGCGAATTCGGCTTCGTCACGTCGCTGACTGCGAGTCAGCTCTTCGGCATCCTCGCCCTCTCGCAGACGAACGGAGTGCTGGTGACCTTGGCTCGGGAAAACCTCGGAGTCCCGATTCGAATGGGGTACGCACTCGGTGACCTCGGCTCCGCTCTCGAGCCACTCCAGGATTCGCTCAAGCGGATGGGCTTCGGCGCGATTTTCGGTGGGTTCGTCTTGGTCTACGGGAACGCGAAGTCCACTTCGGCCTCCGCCTCGCCGAGTTCCACGGGCCGCAGCTTCTCACCGAGCCGCTCGTGCCAGACTCGCACTTCGTAGCGACCGACCGGAACGTCTTCGAACGAGAACCGACCATCCCTCCCCGTCACGACGACATACGGATGGTCTGCAACGAACACCCACGCCTTCATCCACGTGTGCAGAACGTTGCAATTGATCTCGTGGAGGCCGGACTCCTCGAACTCGTGTGAAACCCGTCTCCACTCGGGCAGTCCCAGGTTAAAGATCGTCCGTGACCCGAGCCAGGCGTGGGCGTCATGCAGGATCGGATCGCTGTTGCGGATCTCCATCGACTGTCCGGTCACGAGTGCCTGCACCCGCGGCACGAACGCGCATCCTTCGTTATCGAGACTCGCCGGTGCGAGGCCCCGAGGCTTGCCCGCCGATACCCCGACCACCTCGACCAGGGCGTTCGCGACGCCGCCCTCCTCCGACACCACCAGGCTCTCGTCTGGAATCCGATCTCCGCACACGTCCTGGTTCTTGAGAACGGGTTGGAAGGCGGGGGCGGGCCTCTCCCCGGCGAAGACCACACGCCCCGAGAGCGTCGCGCCGTTCTCCACCAGGGTCTCCTCGTACGCCTGCGCGACGGCCGCCGAAACGAGCACGAGCCAGACCCCGATCCACCACGTCCGCACGCCGGAGATCGTATCACTCGAAGCCCTCCCCCGCGTGACCTCGCCCCGAACCTAGGCTAGGAGCCAACTCGATGAGCGATCGAGACCTCTTGGTAAGGGGCGGCCGGGTCGTGTCGCCGGATTCGGTGACCGATGCGGACGTGTGGATCGAAGGCGGCCGGGTGAAGGCGGTCGGCACCCGGCTCGCGGCTCCCGAGGGGACACCGGAGATCGACGCCGGCGGCAAGCTCGTCCTTCCGGGCTTGATCGACCCGCAGGTGCACTTCCGCGAGCCCGGCAACACTCACAAGGAAGACCTCGCGAGCGGCTCACTCGCCGCAATCGCCGGTGGCGTCACGTCGTTCCTCGAGATGCCTAACACAAAGCCGTCGACCACGACCCCCGAGCTTCTGACCGACAAGTTCGAACGCGCGAAGGGACGCACCCACGCCGACCACGGCTTCTTCCTCGGCGCCAGCGCCGAGAACGCAGAGCACCTCGGCGAATGGGAACAGGCGCCGGGCTGCGCAGGCGTCAAAGTCTTCATGGGATCATCAACAGGCTCCCTCCTGGTGGCCGACGACGAAACTCTCGAGCGCGTGCTGCGGTCTGGAAGTCGGCGTGTCGCCGTGCACAGCGAAGACGAACCGCGACTGATCGAGCGCTACGCTGCAATCCAGCCGGGCACGCCGGTGACCGAGCACCCGAACGTGCGCGACGTGGAGTGCGCCGTCCGTGCCACCCGCCGTCTACTCGATCTCGTGGAGCGAACGAAGCGACCGGTCCACCTTCTGCACGTCAGCACCGCCGAAGAAATCGCACTCCTGCGCGACCGCGACCTGGGGGAACTCCTCACCGCCGAGGTAACACCGAACCATCTCTTTCTCACCGCACCCGACTGTTACGAGCGCTTCGGCTCACGGGTGCAAATGAACCCGCCCGTCCGCGTCGTCCGCCATCGCGACACGCTGCGCGAGGCGCTCGCCGACGGCACGCTCTCCTGCATCGGCAGTGACCACGCGCCTCACGCCCCCGACGAGAAGGCGAAACCGTACCCGGAGTGCCCGTCGGGGATTCCCGGCGTCCAGACGATTCTCGGCCTGCTTCTGACCGCCGTTCGCGACGGCTGGCTGCGGCTCGAAGACGTCGCTCGGGTGAGTTGCTCGGCCCCGGCGCGCGTCTACGGCATTCAGAGGAAGGGCGGATTAGCCCCCGGCATGGACGGGGACCTCGTCGTCGTCGACGCTGACGAACGGGGACCGCTCCAGCGCGAATGGTTGCGATCGCGGGCTGGCTACAGCCCCTACGAGGGCGCGGCACTTGCCGGATGGCCTCTGGTGACCGTGCTGCGGGGACGAATCGCCTATCGCGATCATGCCCCGGTCGGGGCGGCGGACGGCCAACCCATACAATTCGGCTGAGGCCGGAGGACCCGTACCGGCGTCACGTGGAACGTCGAACACGGGTTCGAGTCCGAAGCGCAAATCGACCTGCTCGTGCAGGGCGAGTTCGCCCCCATCTCGGACATTCTACTTCTCAGCGAAACGGACCGGGGCTGTGAGCGGACCGACTTCCGCAACGTCACGCACGATTTCGCAGAGGCCCTCGGCTACTATTACGTCCTCGCGACCGAGTTCATCGAGCTGTTCGGCGCACATGGTCGACTGGACCCCGACGATCGCCAGGCGAGCAGCGCCGTCCCTCTCACTATCGACTTCGTGTTCTCGCGTAGAATCGAGGCGGTGGACGCGGGACTCTGTCGGCTCGAGCAATGCGACGGGGTCGTGCCGACGCGCGATTCCGTCGCCTACGTTCAGAACCGCGATGTCTCACTTGGAAACCCGGCCGACATCACCGCCCCGGCCAGTTGGGCGTCCGTTTCTCGAAGAAGGCGCTGATTCCCTCGATCGCATCCTGCGAGTTCTGAACGACGTCCTTCGCCTTCTCGGTCGTAGCCCAGCCGGCATCGTCGTCGGCGCTCACCAGCGCGTCCACGGCGGCCATCGTCTCGCGGACCGAGACGGGCGAATTTTGGGCGATGAGCCCAGCCAGTTCGACCGCAACCGACAACGCCTCCCCCGGCTCGACGACCCGATTCACGAACCCCAGCCGCTCCGCCCGCCCGGCATCCATCTCCTGACCCGTGAGGAGCAACTCGCGCGCGACGTTGAGCGGCAAGGCCCGCGGAGCCCGGAAGAGCGCGCCACTCGTCGCGACCACACCCCGCTTCACCTCGGGCAGCCCGAACCGTGCAGCCCGGGAAGCCACCACCATGTCGCAGCACATTGCGATCTCGAAGCCGCCCCCGAACGCGACGCCTTCGACGGCCGCGATGAGCGGCTTCATGCGGTGGCGCCGGATGATTCCGTACTCGCCTCCGCGCGGTGTCAGCGGGCCCGAGCCTCCCGAAAGATCCGTCCCGGCGGAAAACACTGCGGTTCCCCCGGTCAATACGCCGACCCAGAGCTCCGGATCGTCCTCTAGCTCGTTCAACGCGGCGTCGATCGCGCCGGTCATCTCCTCGTCGATCGCGTTGCGTTTCGCCTCGCGGTCGAGAGTCACGACCGCGACCCGACCTTCTCGTTGCATTTTCACAGGCATGAACCGCCCTTATCACAAGCACTTACGAGAACGCGCGAGATCCGCATTGACCGGCAGTCGCACAGAGTGCTGGAACGGTCCACCGACGAAGAGATCTCGCAGGCCGTGATCCGCGTCGGCGAGTTCACAGAACGCCCCCTGCAGCCGGAGCCCCGCAGGAACCAGGAGCGCGGCCGCCGCCCGGGCGTTTGAATTAACACGCGGCACGACCACGGAATCCGCAGCCCCGACGCTCGGCTCACTCCCCCCTGCCACTCCGCCCGACTCCGAGACGCGAGCTGAGTTGCACGATCGGGGCACGGGCTTGCAACGCGGGGCGGCCGCGGCGAAGCTGCCGGCCATGACCCATCGACTCGCGATTGTCACGCTGCTCTCCTTCTTCCTCGCAGCGTGCGGTGACAGTTCGACCACCGGGGCGGATCGGTGCGCCGGAAAGAGCATGGAAGCCGGGACGCGCGAGGTCTTCATAGAGTCCGGCGGACGCACGCGCCGCTTCCTGTTGTCCGTACCACCGTCCGCACTCACGGGCCGGCCCGCCGAGCTCGTGCTCGGCTACCACGGCGTCGCCTCGACCCCCGAGGCCTTCCTGACCGTCACCGCCTTCGAAGAAAAGGCCGCCGAACAAGGCTTCATCGTCGCTGCCGGGGCGGGCGTGGACCGCTCGTGGAACGCCGGCGCCTGCTGCGACCCCGCGATGTCTCTCGAGATCGACGATGTCGGCTTCACCCGCGACATGATCACCGCGATCGAAGACGAGGTCTGCATCGACTCGGGTCGGATCTTCGCGACGGGCTTCTCGAACGGAGGGGCGATGACGTTCCGCCTCGCGTGCCAGGCCGCCGACCTGTTCGTGGCCACATCGCCCGTGGCCGGCGGAATCGCCTCGAGCTGCGAGCCGGCTCACGACGACTCGATCCTCATCGTGCAGAACGTGGACGACCCGTTCGTCCCGTTCGTCCTGGGCGAAGTCGCCGCGGATCAGTTCGCGGGCCTGAACGCCTGCGGACCCGAGCGGGTCACGACCGAACCAGCGTCGAACACCGTCTGCGATGCGGCCCCGTCCTGCGGAAGCGGCACCACGGTAGAGCTCTGCGCCGTCTCCGGGATCTCGCACCAGTGGCCGGGCGGAGCGACCGACCCGACCGGGCCGTACCGCGCAACGGATGCGATGTGGGACTTCTTCTCTGCGGCCGGGTCGTAGTCCTAGTGCAGCGCTGTCGCCGGCAGCGCACTATACGGGATCGAGCACGACGACCGGGATCTTGCGCTTCGTCCACTCCTGGTAAGTGTTGAAGCCATCCTCGATGGCGGTCATCTCGGACCAGAGCTTTTCACGCTCTTCGCCCTCGGCTTCACGGGCGCGAACCTCGAGGACCTCGGCGCCACGCTGAATCTTGGCGCTAGGATCAGCCAGAAGGTTGAGCCACCACGACGGATGGTTCGGGCCACCAGCGAACGAGCCGATGACCACGCTCGCGTCTCCGTACGTCAGGTACGCGAGCGCCTTGGTGCGCGGCTGACCGGACTTGCGACCCTTCGTGGTCAGCAAGAGGATCTGGTTGTCCCCCAGCTTCCCGAGAACCTTCCCCCCCGACGCGCGGTAGATGTGGGGGTGAAGGTTCCAGAGAAGCTGAGTGAAGAACGTTTTCTTGACGGCCGGCATGATCGCCTGCGTACCACCCTCGGGGCGAGCCGCAAACGGCCGGGGTCAGCGATCCGCGCGGGCGCGGGCCGGACGGCCTCCCCGACGAGGGGGCTTAGAACCGCGCGGGGCGTGCGTCGGATCCTTGGCGGTGCCGTGAGAGACCGGACGAGCCTTCGCCGTGGTCTTCTTCCTCGGCCCCGAAGGGGAACCGCCGGGGCGGGGCTTGCGCGCAGCGACTTCGTCGCGCGCTCCAGACGTCCGCCGCGGTTCGCCGGAACCCGTCTTCGCACGCGCATGGCCGCCCTTCGAATTGCGGCCCTGATTCCGCCTTCCAGCGGGCGGGCCCGACAGACGCCTACGATTTACCTCCGCGTCCTCCCGCGTATCCTCCGCGGAAGGCGCCGGAAGACCGTAGGACTCGGCAGAGCGACGAATCAGCTTGCGACCCGTGAGCTTCTCGATCGCCTGTAGGTACGGCCGCTCGGCCGGCGCGCAGAGCGACACCGCAATGCCCGACTCTCCCGCCCGACCCGTCCGGCCGACGCGGTGGACGTAGTTCTCAGGCTCGTTCGGGATATCGAAGTTGACGACGTGCGAAAGGCCCTTCACGTCGAGGCCGCGGGAGGCGAGATCCGTCGCAACCACGACGCGCGTCTCGCCGGAGCGAAGTCCGAGTAGAGTCCGCTCGCGGGCGGACTGGGACTTGTTTCCGTGAATTGCCGACGCGGGGATGCTCCGCTTCGTCAGCTTCTGGGCGAGCCGGTTCGCGCCGTGCTTTGTGCGCGTGAAGATCAGCGCCCGGTCGATCTCGCCGTCCTGGAGAAGCTCGACCAGAAGGGCCGACTTCGAGGCCGATTCGACGAAGTACACCGACTGCTCGATCGGATCGCACGTGGACGAGACCGGATCGACCGCGATGCGCTTCGGCCGGTTGAGGAACTTCCCCGCCATCGACTCGATCTCCTTGGGGATCGTGGCCGAGAACAGCAGGGTCTGACGGTTCTCCGGTATCTTCGCCATCACGCGCTTGATGTCGTGGATGAAGCCCATGTCGAGCATCCGGTCGGCCTCGTCGAGGACGACGTGATCGACGCTAGACAGCGAGACGACGCCCATCTGCATCAGGTCGAGCAGGCGGCCGGGAGTAGCGACGAGGATCTCGACGCCGCGCTTGAGCGCTCGGATCTGAGGCTCCTTCCCCACACCGCCGAAGACGACGAGATGACGAAGGTTCGAGCCCTGCGCGTACTTACCGAAACTCTCGCCGATCTGGGCGGCGAGCTCGCGGGTCGGAGCCAACACCAGAGCGCGAACGGCGCCCCGGCGACGAGCGCCCTGCGGCGTTTCGAGCAGGTGCTGCAAGATCGGCAGCGCGAACGCGGCCGTCTTTCCGGTACCGGTCTGGGCGCAGCCCAAGACGTCCCGTCCTTCGAGAACGTGGGGAATGGCCGAACTCTGAATCGGCGTGGGCGTCGAGTAGCCCGAGGAGCGAACGGCCTGCTGAAGCGAAGGTGCGAGCGGCAGGTCCATGAATTGAGCTACGGCCTGTGGCTGCAGCTCGGGAGTCGTGTTGGTGTTCAAAAAAAACCTCTTCCAAAGATGGACGTACATGGCCGGTCGGAACCGGCATCGTCCGGCGCGCGTGTGGCGCGCAGTGGCGGGACCCCGCATCGACGCTCGCCCTTGGGCTACGACACTGGGTCCGGAAATCGAGTTTTCCCGAGATGGGCAGGGCGGCGGTCGGCAGCCTCAGAGGCGCGGACCAGTCCAAACTCGCTCCACTATAGCTGGCATACGCGCCGAGACCCCGCAACCGGGTTTCGGGAACGAACCCTGGCCGGCCCGAGAGCGGCCGGGAGCGTGCTCTACTCGACGGCGAGGACCTTCACGTCGAAGTTCAGGTCCTTGTCGGCAAGCGGGTGGTTGAAGTCCAGGATGATCTTGTCGCCCCGGACCTCGTGAACGCGGACCGGGGCCCCGTGGCCCTGGGCCATCAGCATGGCTCCCGCCTTGCGCGCGTCCTCGGGGACCTCCGAGGTCTCGATCTCCTTGAAGGCATCCGGGCTGGAGACTCCGTAGCCATCCTGCGCGACGACGCGGACCGCCTTGGTGTCACCGACGGCCAGTCCAATCATCTCCTTCTCGAGCCCCGGGATGATCTGCCCCTCGCCCTGCGTGTAGCTGAGCGGTTCGCCGCCGGCATTCGAGTCGACCTTCGAACCGTCATCCAGCGTGAGCGTGTACTCGATCGATACCTTGCTGCCGTCCTTGATCACGGCCGCGATTCTAGCAGGCCTGGTCGGGCCCTAAAAACGTGTCCCTCGGCGACGACCGGGGCGAACGGCGTGGCGAGTCCGATCTCCGCGAGGCCCGCCGCCTTTCGCGAACGCTTCGGGACCTCTAACGCCACGACCCGTTCGTAGAACGCTTCTGCGTCCTCACGACGGCCGACCACATCGAGGAGCTGAGCTCGCGTCAGGCCGACCCAAGCCGATCCCCAATGCGGGCGCGGCGGACCGTCCAGCGGGAAAGCTTCCAGCGCACGGCGAGCGCCGTCGACGTCGCCGATCTGCAGCCCCGCGCGTGCGCGCCACAGGGGCGCCATGCTGCGAATCAACGTGTCGAGACCATCACCGCCCGAGCCGTCCTCCAAGCGATGCGACTCGTCGATCACGTCTTCAAATCGACCCGAAGTGAATCGGGCATCGATCAGCTGATAGTGGATGAGAGCGTTCTTAGGGAAGCGCCCGTGAAGATCATCGATGAGTTCGGTCGCCTTCTCCACGCGCAGCGGCTCGAACTCCATGCTGATGTCGGCCAAAACGAACTGCGCATCGTTCTGGTGCACCCCGCCGTGTTCCGTCGTCTCCTCGATGTAGCGAAGGCCGGTCGACCCATCGCCGGACGGGACGAACCACAACCACGTGAGCCATTTGAACCAACGCGTCACCAGGTCTGCGTAGAAGTAGTAGAGTCCCAGGGGATACCGCGCGTCGACGAGAGTCGGAT
This genomic window contains:
- a CDS encoding acyl-CoA/acyl-ACP dehydrogenase translates to MDFGLSEDQKLLERSLRGYLGDRVPITRVRELRSLDCPNERTIWKDLADLGATGILISEARGGSGLGLLDAALVAQSLGYAATPAPFLSSGVMAPHALGALDAGPVDGWLRAMATGDLVVGVAVTETFSVREDAGIELDGDVLRGKAMIALDAHGADLTLVALGRDRIAAVRSDASGLTTSRLPTTDQTRCTSELIFDGVRPEAVFDHAGEALSRMIDAGRIALAADTIGACESMIEQAVAYAKQRKQFGRIIGSFQAVKHMCAEMVADLEPARSLMWQAAHSFDTKPDDAPLMGCHVLAHASEIGREIASISTQVHGGTGWTDEQNLHFWFKRIGVARHLLGGPEYLRERAASLQELDVSA
- a CDS encoding CoA transferase; this translates as MTVADHIGSQNLSNGTLATLFARERTGRGQKVEVSLVGGQIFAQCSDLLWASGRRYALVRSYDEITQDEALYENEYLQRIEQPEWGEITMVGCPIRMSDTPSRPGAIARNGANTPRRSSSTSAIRGRRLPRSARAAYCSRMTTIDWYGCATFCLKTAGMKIFLDAYIDRAANAQGTGLRADDVKECDWIVVGHSHFDHLYGAERIAANTGAKLIGSYETIRVMEQAGVSVGQMICVAGGETINLGNDVTVTAYPSQHSCVWSHTQMAPPGEVCIGDLGLTWQEQRARFEELIGYFANDLEKVAIEHLMASSQGDRGDGGALVYLFDTPDGRLLYQDTSGHWSGILNTLRPDVAILAAAGRGNVDGEPIQGSLAQFVARQADLLRPRRVILCHHDDWLPGFSIDTDVAPIREELALVAPGTELVTLSYLDGTEILPIR
- a CDS encoding cupin domain-containing protein; translation: MEGELEVAVAGETQTAGPGGVAIVPSNAPHSVRAVTDGRALVVDNGIRDDRPK
- a CDS encoding carboxypeptidase regulatory-like domain-containing protein, with amino-acid sequence MRTWWIGVWLVLVSAAVAQAYEETLVENGATLSGRVVFAGERPAPAFQPVLKNQDVCGDRIPDESLVVSEEGGVANALVEVVGVSAGKPRGLAPASLDNEGCAFVPRVQALVTGQSMEIRNSDPILHDAHAWLGSRTIFNLGLPEWRRVSHEFEESGLHEINCNVLHTWMKAWVFVADHPYVVVTGRDGRFSFEDVPVGRYEVRVWHERLGEKLRPVELGEAEAEVDFAFP
- a CDS encoding dihydroorotase: MSDRDLLVRGGRVVSPDSVTDADVWIEGGRVKAVGTRLAAPEGTPEIDAGGKLVLPGLIDPQVHFREPGNTHKEDLASGSLAAIAGGVTSFLEMPNTKPSTTTPELLTDKFERAKGRTHADHGFFLGASAENAEHLGEWEQAPGCAGVKVFMGSSTGSLLVADDETLERVLRSGSRRVAVHSEDEPRLIERYAAIQPGTPVTEHPNVRDVECAVRATRRLLDLVERTKRPVHLLHVSTAEEIALLRDRDLGELLTAEVTPNHLFLTAPDCYERFGSRVQMNPPVRVVRHRDTLREALADGTLSCIGSDHAPHAPDEKAKPYPECPSGIPGVQTILGLLLTAVRDGWLRLEDVARVSCSAPARVYGIQRKGGLAPGMDGDLVVVDADERGPLQREWLRSRAGYSPYEGAALAGWPLVTVLRGRIAYRDHAPVGAADGQPIQFG
- a CDS encoding enoyl-CoA hydratase-related protein — encoded protein: MPVKMQREGRVAVVTLDREAKRNAIDEEMTGAIDAALNELEDDPELWVGVLTGGTAVFSAGTDLSGGSGPLTPRGGEYGIIRRHRMKPLIAAVEGVAFGGGFEIAMCCDMVVASRAARFGLPEVKRGVVATSGALFRAPRALPLNVARELLLTGQEMDAGRAERLGFVNRVVEPGEALSVAVELAGLIAQNSPVSVRETMAAVDALVSADDDAGWATTEKAKDVVQNSQDAIEGISAFFEKRTPNWPGR
- a CDS encoding nitroreductase/quinone reductase family protein, coding for MPAVKKTFFTQLLWNLHPHIYRASGGKVLGKLGDNQILLLTTKGRKSGQPRTKALAYLTYGDASVVIGSFAGGPNHPSWWLNLLADPSAKIQRGAEVLEVRAREAEGEEREKLWSEMTAIEDGFNTYQEWTKRKIPVVVLDPV
- a CDS encoding DEAD/DEAH box helicase — protein: MDLPLAPSLQQAVRSSGYSTPTPIQSSAIPHVLEGRDVLGCAQTGTGKTAAFALPILQHLLETPQGARRRGAVRALVLAPTRELAAQIGESFGKYAQGSNLRHLVVFGGVGKEPQIRALKRGVEILVATPGRLLDLMQMGVVSLSSVDHVVLDEADRMLDMGFIHDIKRVMAKIPENRQTLLFSATIPKEIESMAGKFLNRPKRIAVDPVSSTCDPIEQSVYFVESASKSALLVELLQDGEIDRALIFTRTKHGANRLAQKLTKRSIPASAIHGNKSQSARERTLLGLRSGETRVVVATDLASRGLDVKGLSHVVNFDIPNEPENYVHRVGRTGRAGESGIAVSLCAPAERPYLQAIEKLTGRKLIRRSAESYGLPAPSAEDTREDAEVNRRRLSGPPAGRRNQGRNSKGGHARAKTGSGEPRRTSGARDEVAARKPRPGGSPSGPRKKTTAKARPVSHGTAKDPTHAPRGSKPPRRGGRPARARADR
- a CDS encoding FKBP-type peptidyl-prolyl cis-trans isomerase, with product MIKDGSKVSIEYTLTLDDGSKVDSNAGGEPLSYTQGEGQIIPGLEKEMIGLAVGDTKAVRVVAQDGYGVSSPDAFKEIETSEVPEDARKAGAMLMAQGHGAPVRVHEVRGDKIILDFNHPLADKDLNFDVKVLAVE